One window of Magallana gigas chromosome 2, xbMagGiga1.1, whole genome shotgun sequence genomic DNA carries:
- the LOC105332759 gene encoding prefoldin subunit 6: protein MAELQKKLQTEVEKFQAVQKDYQKHVNLRQQLDAQLNENSLVKEELDRVEDGANVFKMIGPVLVKQDVTEAKQNVQKRIDYINGEIKRHEGAIKDLEKKQESQREALSKLQQQLQQQQVKAAARS from the exons ATGGCGGAGCTTCAGAAAAAACTACAAACAGAAGTGGAAAAGTTTCAAGCTGTTCAAAAAG attatcaaaaacatgtgaACCTTAGGCAACAGCTTGATGCTCAGTTGAATGAAAATTCTTTGGTGAAAGAG GAGCTTGATCGAGTGGAAGATGGTGccaatgtatttaaaatgattgGCCCAGTCTTGGTGAAGCAGGATGTGACAGAAGCCAAACAGAACGTGCAAAAAAGAATAGATTACATTAATGGAGAAAT AAAAAGACATGAAGGTGCAATTAAGGATTTGGAGAAGAAACAGGAGAGTCAGCGTGAGGCGCTGTCCAAACTTCAGCAGCAGTTACAACAGCAACAGGTCAAAGCTGCAGCCCGCTCCTAG
- the LOC105332757 gene encoding POTE ankyrin domain family member B, producing MEVNTISDKEFVKCVNNGDYSTVKKQLKLGADPNIYDEEGNPLLFLPIINGDDEMMDILLSFDKCNINIISYDLRTPLLIAVELDDLEFVKSLIKSGANIDCIDGSGKTPLLLALEEGRFEIAEYLMKRGCNVNAVDGLGQSALHFVANGTHSHCIKMVDKIMKNGFKLEENNEWIPAASVKSRTIGRKTKLPKVMRSLSMRVKNFPSFRKPNPNTPKT from the exons ATGGAAGTGAACACAATTTCTGACAAAGAGTTTGTGAAATGTGTTAACAATGGGGACTATAGCACTGTGAAAAAGCAACTGAAATTAGGAGCAGATCCCAATATTTACGATGAAGAAGGGAATCCGCTGCTATTTCTTCCAATTATTAATGGAGACGATGAAATGATGGACATTCTTTTGTCCTTTG ACAAATGCAATATAAACATCATAAGCTACGACCTACGAACACCATTGCTGATTGCTGTGGAACTGGATGATCTAGAATTTGTTAAGAGTCTTATTAAATCAG GAGCAAACATAGACTGTATAGATGGATCTGGGAAGACGCCCCTTCTGTTGGCGCTAGAGGAGGGTCGGTTTGAGATCGCCGAGTACCTGATGAAACGGGGATGTAATGTCAATGCCGTAGACGGCCTCGGTCAGAGCGCCCTTCACTTCGTCGCCAACGGCACCCACAGTCACTGTATCAAAATGGTGGACAAGATAATGAAAAACG gtTTTAAACTAGAGGAAAATAATGAGTGGATACCCGCAGCAAGTGTGAAATCTCGGACGATTGGACGAAAAACCAAACTGCCTAAGGTCATGCGAAGCCTCAGCATGCGTGTGAAGAATTTCCCTAGTTTCAGAAAACCTAACCCCAACACCCCCAAAACATGA